TCTTAAATTTTAATTGTAACGATGGCTGATCCCAACGTAAAAAGGGATTGGTGCGCTTCTCCACTCCTAGTAGCGAGGGGATAGTAGCTTCTCCTCGACTACGGTAAGCCTTCACTTCATTGAAGCGCCTTTGTAAGTCTGTGTTGTTGCCATCCACAGTTAAGGCAAATTGCAGATTCTTTAAGGTGTATTCGTGGGCACACCAAATATATGTATTATCAGGTAGAGAGCGCAATTTGCTTAAAGATTCTACCATTTGAGCCGGTGTTCCTTCAAATAAGCGACCGCAACCGCCAGAAAATAAGGTATCGCCGCAAAACAAATCGCCTGTCTCGCCAGCGTTTTCGGGGGGAAAGTAGTAAACGATGTGAGCGCGGGTATGTCCGGGAACAAAGATAACTTCAGCTATGCGGTCTGCAAACCGGACGCGATCGCCTTGTTGCAAAAACACCTGTTGTCCAGGAATTCTACCACGATCCTCCGCTCCTCCATAAACTATCAATTGCGGGAATTGTTCGATTAATTGCTTATTACCACCCACATGATCGTTATGGTGGTGCGTGTTGAAAATTGCTACCAACTCAGCTTTTAATTCTGCCAGTTTCTTTAATACTGGTTGAGACTCTGCTGGATCGACAACAGCGGCGATATTTTGTTTCTCATCATGTAACAAGAATATATAGTTGTCCGAGAGTGCTTCCAGACGAATTATCTGCATTACCCTTGCCTCTCTTATAAAATAGATGTTGGGTATTCAGTAACAAGGCTAATTGCACAAGCTACATCAAGTATTTATACTTTATTCATTATAACTGTAATCTACCATTTAGCACAGTATATTTACTGCACTCATCCAGTAATTATACTTAAAAAAATAAAAGCTGACTTGAAATTATCAGTGATTTTTCTCTGGTAATAACCGAAATTACACAGTTATATTTATTTTGTAATTTTCTGTTTTAAGGATACCAAGAAATCGATTAAATTATAGAGAATACTTAATTTAATTAATAAATTAAACACCATTTAAATTGTTTTAAACCAATAATTTACTGTTTATTTATATATGTTAATAATCTCTGCAAAATCTGGACAATTAGGCAATAGATTATTGCTATTTGCTAATTTTATAGCATTTGCTATTGAAAATAATTTCACAGTTATAAACCCAGCATTTGAAGAGTATGCTGATTTTTTTAGCTCAACATCTCAAGACTTTTTATGTTGTTACCCTCCTCCATCATTTTCAATTTCAGGAAACCAATTGCTACGTAAATATTACTATAATATTAATCGTTGGTTAGCTGAAAGTAAGCGCTTTAGCACAATTAATATTAAGCGTAATCAGCCCTTCAACTGGAGTAATTCAATTATCACAAAAGAGTTGAAATCAGGCTCTATGAACTTTTTTCAAGGATGGATGTTCCGCGATGGATGGTTTGTAGATGATATATCAAATTTAGAAAAACATGGTGAAAAAATTCGTGCTTATTTTCAACCTTTAAAGAAGTATCAGCTAAATGTAGCAAAACTCATATCCAATATTCGTAGCCAGACTGATGTGATCGTTGGAGTGCATATTCGTCATGGAGATTA
This Nostoc sp. KVJ3 DNA region includes the following protein-coding sequences:
- the gloB gene encoding hydroxyacylglutathione hydrolase — its product is MQIIRLEALSDNYIFLLHDEKQNIAAVVDPAESQPVLKKLAELKAELVAIFNTHHHNDHVGGNKQLIEQFPQLIVYGGAEDRGRIPGQQVFLQQGDRVRFADRIAEVIFVPGHTRAHIVYYFPPENAGETGDLFCGDTLFSGGCGRLFEGTPAQMVESLSKLRSLPDNTYIWCAHEYTLKNLQFALTVDGNNTDLQRRFNEVKAYRSRGEATIPSLLGVEKRTNPFLRWDQPSLQLKFKISDAVQTFGRIREMRNNF
- a CDS encoding alpha-1,2-fucosyltransferase, with product MLIISAKSGQLGNRLLLFANFIAFAIENNFTVINPAFEEYADFFSSTSQDFLCCYPPPSFSISGNQLLRKYYYNINRWLAESKRFSTINIKRNQPFNWSNSIITKELKSGSMNFFQGWMFRDGWFVDDISNLEKHGEKIRAYFQPLKKYQLNVAKLISNIRSQTDVIVGVHIRHGDYQEHQNGKYFYLIEEYLKVMESAQRLFPNKKVTFLICSNQKPNEDYFQHLSYVYGNNHIIEDMYSLAECDYIIGPPSSYSMWASFYGNRPLYMIRDVNKTLEIEDFIHFYQWQGVFHYNEDWSKSVWEWTH